The genomic DNA TTCATTCTATTGTAATTGATTTGAAAATATATTTTGTTAGTTGTTATATAGGAGTAATTTTTTTTGACTGACGGGGCCATATTAACTATGAATAGGTTCAACAGTACTGTTGATCCTAAGTAATCAGCGGTTCTCAGGCTTTTTAGTTACTTAGGTTTTCTCTTGAGTCAAATCCTGCATCTGTCTGTTTATTTTTACTGTATTGTTAGATAATATATTTAGGTCTGTGTGATTTTGCCTTCCAGTAAAAGAAGATAAAGATGGAGGACATGAATATTACTGAGAAAGCAACAACGAAATTCTCATTTAGAAAAAATAACAAACACATTAAGCTAAGTGAACACGATGCCATTGAAGCTGAAAAATTTGATGGTAAAAGTTTAGAATCTTTTCTGGAAGAGGAAATAGCTGCATTGCCTAGCAAGTATCGTGATATTGGTTTAATCTACAAAGTTTCTGAGAAATATAGGAAAGTAAAAGAAGAATCCTTCACACCTCTAGTAGTCTCAATTGGGCCACTTCATCATGGTAAGAGCCATTTGCAAGCCATGGAAACGCACAAATTAAGATGTTTGAATAACTTGAAAATTATGCGCGGAGTAAATTTAACGGAGTTGTGTGAATATGCCACTAGAGAAGAAAATTCTATCCGTGCCTATTATCAAGATTTCAAGTTTAATGCCGCAGAGTTTTCTAAGATGATTCTACTTGATAGCATTTTTATTATTCTGATGATTGGAAAGGACAAGAAGCGCTTCAGCGGAATAGCGGATCCACTTTTATTAAGTCTAAAGTCATGGGGGACAAGTGACATAATGCATGATATGTTGTTACTTGAGAATCAGCTTCCACTCGTTTTCGTTGAAGGTCTATTAGCGATATTGGATGATCTACAAAAGGTGTCTTCTCATTCTGATTCTTTTTCAAAAGATTTGCGCAAATATTTTGGGAAAGTGGGGATAACAAACAGACTAGAGAATATTGATGTTAATTTTGCATTGCATTTTGTTGATTTCCTACTTATACTTCACCTACCGCCTCCTAACACAGAACAACCGCCTGACGCAGAACATGTTATATCATTGAATGTCAGATCTGAATATTCTAAAACTAGAACTACTACTGAGCTACAAGAAGCTGGGGTCCGTTTCATTCCACAACTTTCAGGAGGATTATTTGAGGTATCATTTGATAAAGATACTGGAGAGCTACACATTCCACAGTTGACAGTAAATGATACAACTGAGACATTTTTCCGTAATCTAATAGCATTTGAACAATGTCTGTACTCCAAGAAGCACATAACCAGCTACATAATCTTGATGGACAGCCTTATTAACACAGCCGAGGATGTGAAATTGCTAGTCCAGAATGATATCTTTGTTAATTCGCTTGGTGAAGATCATCAGCTGGTAGCAGACCTGTTCAACAATCTGCACCAGGAAGTAGTAGAGAATGAGAGAGACTTTTACTTTACTGATACTTGTAGTGAACTGAACGAGTACAGCAAAGACTGGTATCACCAATGGAGGTCGAGCTGGTTTGAGTGGAAGTTGATGTTGAAGAATAAGTATTTCAGCAATCCATGGTCCATCATTTCATTCGTAGCTGCAACTATAGTGGTAGGCCTCACCATTGTCCAAACTGTCTCAGGCCTAAAGTAATCGATAAACAACGCTGCTACCCTGGCGTTCAGTTTCATCATTGTCAAGTGTTCAACTATGTATTTTCGAATTTCAGTTGTATTATACTATTATGCATTGTCATTATTTTCCCATGTAAGCGTTTCGGACTAATATCTTTGATGAATTGATCTGCATTCAGCATCTTTTCAATTCTACGATTTTCCTGTactgatcaattttagtttatttaacatgaaaaaataagaaaaaataatttGCAACTTTTTCAATATATAGTAAATTGAACTTAATATCCAGAGACTCTAAGACTATTAACCCTTTCGCTTTCGGCGCAAACAAATCGGGTTAAGTCTCAAAATGGTCACTGAATTTAGTGGCAGATATCAAAATCTTCATCAATCTTTTTGGCGACTCATTTGTACCACTTAAGTTGACAGTAATGACACGACCGTTAACCCGTTTGTGTTGACCATACGGAAAAAGGTTTGACCCCTTGTATCTTCTAACGGCAACATAGTGGGCATCTGACGGGACAGACGTGGCTATACACGTAGACATGACACGTAATAAGGGAACGAAACCCAATTTTCTATGTATTAGTAAAGGGGAAAAACAAATCTAATTACACAAATTAGACGATAGTGGGGACAGAGAAAATGAACTGGGGAAAAAACCCTAGACGACGATTTCTTCAATCAAACGGACAAATCATCTTCGGTTTCTTCGTAGTAATGATATATCACACCGTTAACTGAATTGCAGGTATATTCTTTGCTCTCAAACTAAAGTTTAACATATATGTTTGTGTATGATAGTGATTGCGATATCTGTATGGTGAAATCCCCTGGTAGTAATTGATTCATAAGTTCGTGTATTCTGTGTTATGTATGCATAGTGGTGACTTATATATTGCATGTCTGTTCTTATTGTTAGTGTGTGTGCCcaagagacaacactattatgtttatgttatgagacatatggattattaattatgattctatgaattattctttaataatttattatatctttattttctgcgataaaatgttagattaataaatgtccttggaatatgatatgtaaatctatatctctgagtacgtgacttagaaatgagattatgagaatagtattgatattcctaaaggtccctagtcaggtattattgttaagggacgataataaatacgttgagactagtgtgtttgttgactgatgatcacatctcattgatcacaggtatggtgatactaaagtcaaaacacaggcacatgtattagatacatggtgttggattgacccattgtgagatactacatgtttatagtgtcataagttaatctcacagtgataatgatgtattgatCCTTatacctgaagtcattatatttctatacgagaattaatatactttgatactattgaaagttatccttgaccgggtaataataaaagtagacattgggtatattatgaatcatatgagaaatacgaatgatctagatgggatttaaccatcctatattaaaggagtgatattattggcctcttgattgagtaagactataaaatgcatgaccgagctcaaatactgatttatttaatagtttactcattgatcaaggaaacaaggattaaacgttaacagaggacgacacaatgcatgcctcgagttggatctataatataaggctaaagggattatattacattgtacattattcacgaaaagtttaattgaatcaccaattattattattacttgggtagcaatgacgtattactagatgccgctcattgtttataattttataattataaaataaaattattgccaacgtaataataacctaaagggtcacacacaaagaacgtttaaaacggagtgttatttaaattatgaatttaaatattttattaatattaattcaaatttaattattaaattcatTAAGTGAGACTAGATTAATtatattagaattcgaatttaatagtaataaataaaacccaaaatcagaatgggtTGTTTTCAGAAGCCCGTTAGGTTTAGGCCTTAATCCTCtctcccctatatatacattaagatgtatatttttaagATTAAAAGTCATATTACGTTTTTGAGAAAAAACCCTAacagctctacatcttagagaggctagacagaaagagagagagagagaggaagagcaagcaaatcggctagtaccggctccggtgatcgtttGACGGTCGGatgttcgtgtggataccttggagagcagatcttcgcaAGGAGGGCTGTTGTGATTCGTCAAGATCAGAACTTCCAGTACAATCATACGAAAGTTTTATTAAGGTACATGATCctattctccataattatccagtcattatacatagatcctgcggtagggattcaaaatttttcttttctttattgcttgaatccctaacaatggcatcagagctatgtGTATAATGGGATGATTTGGTACGTGTTTGACAGTTTTTCAATATATTAAACATGAATCAGATCTGCCATGTATGTATATTGATATCGTTTATGTGTGAGATTTAGTATGCATGTTGTTATGTTGATTAATGATCAAACTATTATATAGAGTTTTCTGTATATTCACGTGATGTATATGTATAGGGCTGCACAAAGGTCAAAaaccggaccggaccggaccggaccgacCCGAACCACGATAGTAATTCAAAGTGTAGTATCGATCtattttattatatgaatttattaTCTATTAACTTGGATCAATAAAATATGATATGGGTGAATATTTAATATTTACTAGCTTAGAACCTGTGCATCGCACGGGTCTCTAATAatatcttatatttttatttgtattaaaataatatgtagttgattgattttaaataAATGTTTAATTTTGAATGTAGATTGGGATATTCGAACCTaagaatttttattttttatgtttttgatATTAAAATCAAACGATTATATGATTATTTGTTTTAAAAGATCCAACAATTGTGATTAATAGAGATATTAAAAAGGGAGCATAACTAAACCAAGAGGTTGAACAAAATTACAGGTTATTATTGTTTAGGGTagataatatatataattaaataatataaatattttttgttggCAAAATTCAAACTTGATAACTTTAATAGCACATAAATAATGATATAAATGTTTTTTGTTAGTGAGATTCGAACCCGAGAATCTGATTAgtgtatttttttttaatatttagatCGAACCGTCCTGATCATTTGATTAAGAAGATCTAACGGTCATGATTGAAAggataaccaaaccaaccaaaaTAGGGGTataccaaattataccccattctggttattatagtatagtatagatatatgATCTTATAAGACATAAACTAAAGGTAAAACAATTATATATATGAATTCATGTCCATTCAGGTCTGGACCGGATTTTTTCAGGTCTTGGACCAAATCGGACCGAAGACCGAATTTTTTCAATTATAAGGACCAGGGACCGGACCGGGTATGTCCGGTCCGGTCCAGGTTTTGGACCGGtagacccggtccggtccgggtTACAGGTCCATACCAGAATTCTGTGCATCCCTATATatgtatatgatgatactagCACGTTATATTTTTCCATGACTGATCAGTATGCGATTTGTATGTTATGATTGATGTCTAGTTTATATATAGTGATATAAACTGTTGGACAGATGATGTATTGACATGATCTGATAAACGGGGAATGATTAGTATGTATATGATACATGCTTCTGAAACTGCATATGATGCAGTAGTTGCAGAGACTGGTTCAAATATGATATGTAGTtctgaaattgagatttctgtaGTAGTAGCAGAGCCTGGTTCAAATATGATATGTAGTTCTGAAATTGAGATTTATGTACAAGACTGGGCTTCCGGAAAAAAAATTCGAGCTGACCTGACAGCTCAACCCCAGCCTGGGGCTGCCGTCCCCAGACCCCACCCAGGGGCTACCGCCCCCGGACCCCCGCTATATTTTTTCAAGTTTTTTATTTGTTTACTTGGGCATGGTGctggttatggccttaagaccttcAGATTAAAGtttattattttgatttaataaatacgacttgcatgtcgttttcatTATTCTTGTAACTATTTaacctcgaatgtaactcgaATTTTCTTATGTAAGTACATTATTATTAAGGTTGTTTCAATGTAATGTACTTCTAGAAAGGGTGATCCAAGAGGAGGAGCAACAATCgagacaagaagaatgaagacttgtaattgtatttatatttttcaccatagattgaccctaatcctttcattagcttgaaaggatcaTATAAGATTATGGCCATAACCAAGCACGTTTACATTctgcactttacatattgatgtatgaatgtatgtatagaatagttaatgatggatgctttaattagattaatcatgcatgaatgtatgtattagatacgtcacccatgccatgcttgctaaacaagatagaatctgtaatgactcaaaattttaaaatttacaaacgattatgagattctcgtgtttatgaaacacggaataaaatacgaatctcctttatttccgacatgaggcgattttgtcaaaaacgagttcattgaacttgtaaggttgtgggttttaatactaacaaaaccctaatgtttatattaagttgtttagatgtcttccaatatgtccaacacgttaacccctagatcatcgataaggagtgggttcgccagagcgaagtactctCATCTATCGTGGAACGGCGcgttgaagtatatgatacttttagacctttgggttggacttaactaagttaccacaataggattgtgaacttagaggcatagatcttggtgagatttattggataaatacgaacaaatgttgttccactaaactatctgttaggcctcaatgatactatagaagggggttgaatatagtatctacaatcaattcgattataaacaaaagtatgtaacagaaaacaagtttattcaatatatcaaactctgttacagtaggtttaatctactctctcagtgatgtatgatatcactaagagctgctagggttacaatgaataatattctcgtgaatgataacccctatagtgtaaaccctaatatgtgtttatatactacacagttacaagatatctcctaattgatatgatatattatgtttcctaaaatacatcaatcagagattatctactgtagtcctttagatgtacaactctccaagcatatattcttttgtttaatccagatcctctcctgtaaatcagccgcttttcatccctgaagtgtatccgcacttaagttctgatgtaattcctgatggcttaagttctgataacttcctgtcttcagtaagttctgatttcaagtTAAGTTCcgatagtaagttctgaaactaaacaaatcagattagacatgacatcacaaatatatctaacaatctcccccaacttgtaaattataaaaatatacaagtttatagatttgatgatgtcaaaaacatttaagtacaaatgcaatgagagtttatatgtacaactaaatacatcttacagtccatgcagcttttaccaaattcactgaatcagcctgaatccataatgattccttacaaagtctgatatcagcttggtctctgcatttattttaacttcaagtaactaagctttgacttgctgcagttcttcatcttcagtatcaccaatctgatatatggcagctctgagtgcagaaattggatttctttcaagtccatctcccagtctgattacccttggatgtgtagaatcttcattatagcataagcatcttcctttcagaattacttctaccttagcagaattcttcctcttaggaatttctcttctatcatcctcagtcatcattggagtatactctgtcattcttgcacaagaaattctgagtaaattttttttattgtcttcaaaatatattctgaccatttcctgataacatcagaatttacctccagtagataatgaatatattggagctctttgacagatttcttcagcacatcagagtctagataatctataagttctgccatcattcagaaataagatcaatttctctttttcttcataaccatcatgagtatccatcactacttgagcagaaagcactttgtcaaggtgtttctgtgtgatctcttcatatggcttgtcagtcaatgtgaatggatctctaatatcaactgttagatatatttgataatgtcatggctaatatgttttatgtttagctttcagatcttacttgaacaggataaatcagtacttaactgttgatcagtacttatactggaagtcaggacttaaggatatcagtacttatattatgaggagataatcatcagaagttagatatcagaactttagtgctgaaggatgatcagataaggacagtagctgattaaaggaaagaagatcgagataaacataagaagagatatgcatgaagaaggaatttcgtgaagaatggaatacttggaagaaaagacatctgattaatatattttaggaagcagaattatattccatatcaattagcgattatcttgtaactgtgtagtatataaacacagacatagggtttacactataagtgttatcatatattcgagaagattattcattgtaaccctagcagctctcgtgatatttgttcatcactgagaggtaacagttccatactgtaacagagtttattgtttcaataaagtttgttttctgttacttaagttcttaaagttcgatttgagtgtactatacactgtattcaccccctctaaagtgtgtgtgtgacctaacaagtggtatcagagcctatctgttaacacacatacagttaaagatccaaacacaatcatgtcggacacagaaactccaactaagcctaccaaaactgaggaaccaccaaagacacaaattcagaatcggtatgagaccatcagagttcccatactgaaaccatctgaatatcccatatggaaggtaaggatgaccatgttcctggaagcaacagatccagaataccttgatagaatcaaggaaggccctcacaaaccaaccaagctcgctgttgcagttgcaggtgaagcagcaaagaccgtaccaaaggagaagagtgattatactgctgaagatatagcatcaattgctaaggatgctaaggtacgacacttactgcatagtgccattgataatgtaatgtcaaacagggtaatcaactgcaagactgctaaggagatataggatgctctggaaacaaggtgtcagggaacgaagacaattaagaagaacatgaagacaatactcactcaagagtatgaacactttgactcaaagattaatgagtcattgaatgatttatatgatagatttgtcaaacttttgaatgatttgtcattggttgataaagagtatgatcttgaaga from Apium graveolens cultivar Ventura chromosome 5, ASM990537v1, whole genome shotgun sequence includes the following:
- the LOC141659339 gene encoding UPF0481 protein At3g47200-like; translated protein: MEDMNITEKATTKFSFRKNNKHIKLSEHDAIEAEKFDGKSLESFLEEEIAALPSKYRDIGLIYKVSEKYRKVKEESFTPLVVSIGPLHHGKSHLQAMETHKLRCLNNLKIMRGVNLTELCEYATREENSIRAYYQDFKFNAAEFSKMILLDSIFIILMIGKDKKRFSGIADPLLLSLKSWGTSDIMHDMLLLENQLPLVFVEGLLAILDDLQKVSSHSDSFSKDLRKYFGKVGITNRLENIDVNFALHFVDFLLILHLPPPNTEQPPDAEHVISLNVRSEYSKTRTTTELQEAGVRFIPQLSGGLFEVSFDKDTGELHIPQLTVNDTTETFFRNLIAFEQCLYSKKHITSYIILMDSLINTAEDVKLLVQNDIFVNSLGEDHQLVADLFNNLHQEVVENERDFYFTDTCSELNEYSKDWYHQWRSSWFEWKLMLKNKYFSNPWSIISFVAATIVVGLTIVQTVSGLK